In Streptococcus parasuis, the following proteins share a genomic window:
- a CDS encoding TcpE family conjugal transfer membrane protein — translation MDGDTKDKHLYSYKQALSQPYWIQKINDDFSLQSPIKFSRIVYAVTIFSILYFPSEKILSFLPLGLRLTLSGIIAWVFSETLANLIIDGKAFIFYLWDYLKFYFQYGMRHESIYLNKGIIYKRPQAITKRKETHELSK, via the coding sequence ATGGATGGCGATACAAAAGATAAACACCTTTATTCTTACAAACAAGCACTCAGCCAACCTTATTGGATTCAAAAAATCAATGATGACTTCTCCCTACAGTCACCAATCAAATTCTCACGTATTGTTTATGCTGTCACCATCTTTTCTATCCTCTACTTCCCTTCGGAAAAAATACTTTCTTTTCTTCCTTTGGGACTAAGACTAACGCTATCGGGTATTATAGCTTGGGTCTTCTCTGAGACCCTCGCTAACCTGATAATTGATGGAAAAGCATTTATCTTTTATCTCTGGGATTATCTCAAATTTTACTTCCAATATGGTATGAGACATGAATCTATCTACTTAAATAAAGGGATTATATACAAACGTCCACAAGCTATCACAAAACGAAAGGAGACACATGAACTATCAAAATAA
- a CDS encoding Fic/DOC family protein, with the protein MDRNRYEGYEYIDPDSLYTYPNSSVLKNKQGITDPEKASLNEHILTTERILDLNLNPIMVYSVKDILAIHRYIFQDTYEWAGNYRQVNISKSGNAFLPIQSFESGEMYLNSLITEFHEKANSRDELITSLSKILDNLNYFHPFREGNGRTQREVIRVLAFSKGFMGQIAPEINAEVYNLYMDGTVYGDLEKLEQLFDKILIKI; encoded by the coding sequence TTGGATAGAAATAGATATGAAGGCTATGAGTATATTGACCCAGACAGTCTCTATACTTATCCAAATTCAAGTGTACTAAAAAATAAACAAGGAATCACCGACCCTGAAAAAGCCAGTCTAAATGAGCATATTCTGACAACTGAACGTATTTTGGACTTAAACCTTAATCCTATTATGGTATATTCGGTCAAAGATATTCTAGCTATTCATAGATACATTTTTCAAGATACCTATGAATGGGCTGGCAATTATAGACAGGTTAATATTTCAAAAAGTGGAAATGCTTTTCTACCTATTCAGTCCTTTGAATCGGGTGAAATGTACCTCAATAGCCTAATAACTGAATTTCATGAGAAAGCAAATTCAAGGGATGAGCTGATCACTTCTCTTTCAAAAATTTTAGATAATCTCAACTACTTCCATCCTTTCAGAGAAGGTAATGGCCGTACTCAGAGGGAGGTTATTAGAGTTCTAGCATTTTCAAAAGGCTTTATGGGACAAATTGCTCCTGAAATAAATGCAGAAGTTTATAATCTCTATATGGATGGAACAGTATATGGGGACCTTGAAAAATTAGAACAACTTTTTGATAAGATATTAATTAAAATTTAA
- a CDS encoding DUF4013 domain-containing protein translates to MKHKRVKLLSIISLFVSSLITSITVSASDVDYTYVKDNLSQITSKVWFKDSWFGLDTAMLYLINKMVQAVFWVAKFFFTIFASIYDKLVESPELFASYVSDIISATASIFKSLEGVLLPLVGASMATYLAYVYFVKHGSFFKTLIRLLLVFACSILFFSKYSDGTYVVTRFYTNTTSVTTNLSSTVTKSLTGTKLTTPSSDGALTEYAKSAIWNPYSYMNSDTADTDNGFSLTDEELKSLVDYNDGDDDFKVSNGDKETPIKDVAGSEDDPKNSMLKSNWGAMFSYAIVAVLESLLMGLILIFFALMQFVLNVTLLILLVFTPFALIFAMVPTFENILFNMTKKLGGTIILSGLMTLLATIALYFNNILTTITTAIGFENMIVGYVLKAIVLVILWKKRDYFLSILTANRIRHISNRFTQRIDKAGRKLQDNTLGRVQKNTQAKLAVAGSVLAGSTILAKEGLKAKTRQVSSTTYQNTGQAISDSLAKSKAKRAEQHGESYDLAFKEAKAQQAHRSEQMSSTFLNLRRGLKNAEYGIYYAKSVATNDDQDKIKASEARNRSEELGQAIQEKRIRVSQLRQSAHNQKSKERLQEQRRKRQERPVSHFKHYLEKEKAMRDQLSHLQPKTFRTQEV, encoded by the coding sequence ATGAAACACAAACGAGTAAAACTCTTATCGATTATCAGTTTATTTGTTAGTTCTCTCATCACAAGCATAACCGTATCTGCTTCTGATGTTGATTACACCTATGTCAAAGATAACCTATCCCAAATTACAAGTAAAGTTTGGTTTAAAGACTCATGGTTTGGTTTAGATACTGCTATGCTATACCTTATCAATAAAATGGTGCAGGCTGTCTTCTGGGTGGCCAAATTCTTTTTTACCATTTTTGCGTCAATTTATGACAAATTAGTAGAATCCCCTGAACTTTTTGCATCCTATGTTTCTGATATTATATCAGCTACTGCTTCTATTTTTAAAAGTCTAGAAGGTGTTCTACTTCCACTGGTTGGAGCAAGCATGGCTACCTATCTTGCCTATGTTTACTTTGTCAAGCATGGGTCATTCTTTAAGACCTTGATAAGACTATTACTAGTCTTCGCTTGTTCCATTTTGTTTTTCTCTAAGTACAGTGATGGTACTTATGTTGTCACACGATTTTATACGAATACTACTTCTGTCACAACAAACCTCTCTTCGACTGTTACCAAAAGCCTAACAGGAACGAAACTCACCACTCCAAGTTCTGATGGTGCTTTAACAGAATACGCCAAGTCTGCTATTTGGAATCCTTACAGCTATATGAACTCTGATACCGCCGATACTGACAACGGTTTTTCTTTAACAGATGAAGAACTGAAAAGCTTAGTTGATTACAATGATGGTGATGATGATTTCAAAGTCTCTAACGGCGATAAAGAAACACCCATCAAAGATGTCGCTGGTAGTGAAGATGACCCAAAAAACTCTATGCTTAAATCCAATTGGGGAGCTATGTTCTCCTATGCCATAGTAGCAGTTCTTGAATCACTCCTCATGGGCTTAATTCTGATTTTCTTTGCATTAATGCAATTTGTTTTAAACGTCACGCTACTCATTCTCTTAGTCTTTACACCATTTGCCTTAATCTTTGCGATGGTACCAACATTTGAGAATATCCTCTTTAACATGACTAAGAAACTAGGCGGAACCATTATTCTCTCTGGTCTGATGACCTTACTAGCAACCATTGCCCTCTACTTTAATAACATTCTAACGACCATTACTACTGCTATCGGTTTTGAAAATATGATTGTGGGTTATGTATTAAAGGCTATCGTATTAGTTATCCTATGGAAAAAACGAGACTACTTCTTGTCAATTTTGACAGCTAATCGCATCCGCCATATTTCTAACCGCTTTACTCAACGTATTGATAAAGCTGGGCGAAAGCTCCAAGATAATACATTGGGACGTGTCCAAAAGAATACACAAGCAAAATTGGCTGTTGCTGGCAGTGTTTTAGCTGGTTCAACTATCCTTGCCAAAGAAGGGTTGAAAGCTAAAACCAGACAAGTATCTAGTACCACCTATCAAAATACTGGTCAAGCCATTTCAGATTCTCTAGCAAAGTCTAAAGCCAAACGAGCTGAACAGCATGGTGAAAGTTATGACCTTGCCTTTAAGGAGGCAAAAGCTCAACAAGCACACCGAAGTGAGCAAATGTCATCTACTTTCCTTAACCTCAGACGTGGATTAAAAAATGCAGAGTATGGAATTTACTATGCCAAGTCAGTCGCAACCAATGATGATCAAGATAAAATCAAGGCGAGTGAGGCACGCAACCGCTCTGAGGAACTCGGACAAGCTATTCAAGAAAAACGAATACGAGTATCTCAACTCCGTCAATCTGCTCATAACCAGAAGTCTAAAGAAAGACTTCAAGAGCAACGCAGAAAGCGTCAAGAACGTCCTGTAAGCCATTTTAAACACTATCTCGAAAAAGAGAAAGCCATGCGTGACCAGCTATCTCATTTACAGCCAAAAACATTTAGAACTCAGGAGGTGTGA
- a CDS encoding TcpD family membrane protein: MTLQSLFEWFVNNIGVWIVAGFAGWKFIEAVRDQRIGRAIMSIAIGGASFYFLKNPTTILNSVADIFSKIFS; this comes from the coding sequence ATGACACTACAAAGTTTATTTGAATGGTTTGTAAATAACATCGGCGTATGGATTGTTGCTGGATTTGCAGGTTGGAAGTTCATTGAGGCTGTCCGAGACCAACGCATTGGACGAGCTATCATGTCTATTGCAATTGGTGGTGCCTCTTTCTATTTCCTAAAGAATCCTACAACCATTCTCAACTCGGTTGCCGATATCTTTTCTAAGATTTTTAGCTAG
- a CDS encoding conjugal transfer protein produces the protein MLPQKPKFLKRIKPKKRQEIREVNQKTMNFLFLGGLTVIIALATLSIVASLTRSNKPQTIIQEVKKEDILINYQLQYFLNDYVKSYFTLSDDSSTKSEQIEKLNGFYNVVPETKNQGQVRSTTELISAKILMIEKDIATYQVTYTTGKDKEKQEITTGFAVPFGEKDGAYFISGLPWYVRLTDTKAIGFDSSDSVTLVDDTETDQKTKEKRDEFLTLFFTNYTSNQENLDLIADDLLALENTTFKSLDYSYYTKDGKTITAYAQVTFEIAGNTHSENFTLTLRKKDQSYYVQRLSHTISKDYAQSHTENTGETK, from the coding sequence ATGTTACCTCAAAAACCAAAATTTCTTAAACGTATCAAGCCTAAAAAACGGCAAGAAATACGTGAAGTCAATCAAAAAACAATGAATTTTCTTTTCCTTGGTGGGCTAACGGTAATCATTGCCTTAGCAACTCTATCTATTGTTGCAAGTCTTACTCGCTCAAATAAGCCCCAGACAATCATCCAAGAGGTAAAAAAAGAAGATATCCTTATCAACTATCAACTGCAATATTTTTTAAATGATTATGTGAAAAGCTATTTTACATTATCTGATGATAGTTCAACTAAAAGTGAGCAAATTGAAAAACTCAATGGCTTTTACAATGTTGTACCAGAAACTAAAAATCAAGGACAGGTTCGCTCGACCACCGAACTCATCAGTGCAAAAATCCTGATGATTGAAAAAGACATTGCCACCTATCAAGTAACCTATACAACAGGTAAGGATAAAGAGAAACAGGAAATCACAACAGGTTTTGCGGTTCCCTTTGGTGAAAAAGACGGTGCTTATTTCATTTCAGGCTTACCTTGGTACGTACGTCTAACGGACACGAAAGCAATAGGATTTGATTCTAGTGATAGTGTTACACTCGTTGACGATACCGAAACTGACCAGAAGACAAAAGAAAAACGAGATGAGTTTCTTACCCTCTTCTTTACCAACTACACATCAAATCAAGAAAATCTTGACTTGATTGCTGATGACTTACTGGCTCTTGAGAATACAACATTTAAGAGCTTAGATTACAGTTACTATACCAAGGACGGTAAAACTATCACCGCTTATGCACAAGTCACATTTGAAATAGCTGGAAATACCCATAGTGAGAATTTCACCCTCACGCTTAGAAAAAAAGATCAGTCCTACTACGTTCAAAGACTTTCTCACACGATTAGTAAGGACTATGCCCAATCACACACAGAAAATACAGGAGAAACAAAATGA
- a CDS encoding ATP-binding protein, translating into MNYQNNIWDIKDNLILRKDGSVFAIYQIPSKVINSVDGKTKEKHKDLVYTALSHLRNYHDFEIRMIPMDLNLYGRYKKLALDIDWDSEVGDLADYILSKTIDHLETDIGQLYEYQYYILVPLKSLMISMDLKSVVYEGYRSSRNLVLNTFGIGETVPVNWAETYRNQKEVLENNLSLLNAKPLSTKENIFLHRLQFMRGQFYNKDAEIARVENSIENLDETNIEFEHVNIIKLNNMGETSYVAMLPINGLPENMSYIHLQEELQAIRFPVESDFKIQFSLPKGVFSLLGKAKRARQRLKNTISEAEEVEDVQKGSVIKSKFLLEDLQGKFDKDEPLVTYLHTLTITAFTLEELKAKYELLFATLNQLSIEVVRSNADQVYLFYKNRMTETLDREDRNFLQSMSLKAFCENLFFMTKKIGTDIGFSIGRIDNQIDSWQGDYKKAIEASSTPVFTNLLQANKLGVKDKSTNNPHVAIIGETGTGKSFLTKLLFTYHSFLKTKILYIDPKAEMRKQYEKVLKEHQEKGDFKELQDYIQSINFITLDARDENNHGALDPLVFLKGQEARDLADSMIDTLLGKDNSLRIRNAYLKSLDKYLAKRERGEKVGMKQVFQDLMKHSDTSVQEAGDFLSTAVNQSILALCFSDGQNEGISVDSKITILEINGLNLPSDNRNVDLTSDEKKSLTIMYALGYYCTKFGKQDRTIETIEFFDEAWFFNSTTVGKQILKRMKRVGRSENNFLVFITQSVYDLSSEEDGTGFGSVFAFLEDTEIDAVLDYLKIPKTDTTKEWIGNMTMAQCIYLDTFGRKERITVDGMFPEITQLFNTVETKLQAV; encoded by the coding sequence ATGAACTATCAAAATAACATTTGGGACATCAAGGATAACCTTATCCTTCGTAAAGACGGCTCCGTCTTTGCTATCTATCAAATCCCCTCGAAAGTCATTAATTCTGTTGATGGCAAAACAAAGGAAAAACACAAAGACCTTGTTTATACCGCTCTTAGTCACCTTAGAAATTATCACGACTTTGAAATTCGTATGATTCCAATGGATTTAAACCTCTATGGGCGTTACAAGAAATTAGCTTTAGATATTGATTGGGATTCAGAAGTTGGTGACCTTGCTGACTACATTCTCAGTAAAACTATTGACCATTTAGAAACTGATATTGGACAACTCTATGAGTATCAGTATTATATTCTAGTCCCTTTAAAGTCTTTAATGATTTCCATGGACTTAAAATCTGTAGTTTATGAGGGCTACCGCTCCTCACGTAACTTGGTACTGAATACTTTTGGTATTGGAGAAACGGTTCCTGTTAATTGGGCAGAAACCTATCGAAATCAAAAAGAAGTCCTTGAAAACAATCTCTCCCTCCTTAATGCAAAACCACTAAGCACAAAAGAGAATATTTTTCTCCATCGTCTTCAATTTATGAGAGGTCAATTTTACAATAAAGATGCTGAAATTGCACGAGTAGAAAATTCCATTGAAAACCTTGATGAAACTAATATCGAATTTGAGCATGTGAATATCATTAAATTGAACAACATGGGAGAAACGTCATATGTAGCTATGCTTCCAATCAACGGTTTACCCGAAAACATGTCTTACATTCATCTTCAAGAAGAATTACAAGCTATTCGCTTTCCTGTGGAATCAGACTTTAAAATTCAATTTTCTCTTCCAAAAGGTGTCTTTTCACTTCTAGGTAAAGCAAAGCGAGCAAGACAACGACTGAAAAATACTATATCAGAAGCTGAGGAAGTTGAAGATGTCCAAAAAGGGTCTGTCATTAAAAGTAAATTCTTACTAGAAGACTTGCAAGGAAAATTTGATAAAGACGAACCTCTAGTAACTTATCTTCATACCTTAACTATCACGGCTTTTACTTTAGAAGAACTAAAAGCCAAATATGAACTCCTATTTGCCACGCTAAATCAGCTGTCTATTGAGGTGGTTAGATCCAATGCAGACCAAGTTTATCTTTTCTATAAGAATAGAATGACTGAAACGCTTGACCGTGAAGATAGAAATTTCCTACAATCCATGTCACTTAAAGCTTTCTGTGAAAATCTCTTCTTCATGACTAAGAAAATTGGAACAGACATCGGCTTTTCAATTGGACGGATTGATAATCAAATTGATTCTTGGCAAGGAGACTATAAAAAAGCCATTGAGGCATCTTCTACTCCTGTCTTTACAAACTTACTTCAAGCCAATAAGTTAGGAGTAAAGGATAAGTCAACCAATAACCCACATGTTGCAATTATAGGTGAAACAGGAACAGGAAAATCCTTCCTCACAAAACTACTCTTCACTTATCACTCTTTCCTTAAAACCAAAATTCTTTATATTGACCCAAAAGCTGAAATGCGTAAACAGTATGAGAAAGTATTGAAAGAACATCAGGAAAAAGGTGATTTCAAAGAACTTCAAGATTATATCCAATCAATCAACTTCATCACGCTGGATGCTAGGGATGAAAATAATCACGGTGCCTTAGACCCTCTTGTTTTTCTTAAAGGTCAAGAAGCCCGTGACCTTGCGGACTCAATGATTGACACTTTGCTTGGTAAGGACAATAGTCTCAGAATCCGTAATGCCTATCTTAAAAGTCTAGATAAGTATCTAGCCAAACGAGAACGTGGAGAAAAAGTTGGTATGAAACAGGTCTTTCAGGACTTGATGAAACACTCAGATACCAGTGTTCAAGAGGCTGGAGATTTCCTATCAACGGCTGTTAATCAATCTATTTTAGCTCTTTGTTTTTCGGATGGTCAAAATGAAGGTATTTCCGTTGATTCGAAAATCACTATCCTAGAAATTAACGGACTTAACCTTCCAAGTGATAATCGCAACGTAGATTTGACTTCTGATGAAAAGAAAAGCCTAACCATCATGTATGCTTTAGGTTACTACTGCACCAAATTTGGAAAACAAGATAGGACTATTGAAACAATTGAATTTTTTGATGAAGCATGGTTCTTTAACTCTACTACGGTTGGAAAACAAATTCTCAAGCGGATGAAACGGGTTGGACGTTCTGAAAACAACTTCTTAGTCTTCATTACGCAATCTGTCTATGACTTATCCAGTGAAGAAGATGGAACAGGTTTTGGTTCAGTATTTGCTTTCCTTGAAGACACTGAAATTGATGCCGTTCTCGACTATCTCAAGATTCCTAAAACGGACACGACCAAAGAATGGATTGGTAACATGACCATGGCTCAATGTATTTATCTTGATACCTTTGGACGTAAAGAACGGATTACTGTAGATGGGATGTTCCCAGAAATCACTCAACTCTTTAATACAGTTGAAACAAAACTTCAAGCAGTATGA